One Nocardioides oleivorans DNA segment encodes these proteins:
- a CDS encoding type B 50S ribosomal protein L31, with protein MKQDIHPTYGPVAFRDRATGRLFVTRSTLAGRPRGDGADARVDVDGTSYPVIDVDVTSDSHPFWTGTARTLDSEGRVEKFRRRYGAGA; from the coding sequence GTGAAGCAGGACATCCACCCCACCTACGGACCCGTGGCCTTCCGCGACCGTGCCACCGGCCGTCTCTTCGTCACCCGGTCGACGCTCGCCGGGCGTCCCCGGGGCGACGGGGCTGACGCACGGGTCGACGTCGACGGGACGTCGTACCCCGTCATCGACGTCGACGTGACCAGCGACAGCCACCCGTTCTGGACCGGGACCGCCCGCACGCTCGACAGCGAGGGCCGCGTCGAGAAGTTCAGGCGGCGCTACGGGGCGGGCGCATGA
- a CDS encoding CobW family GTP-binding protein: protein MRTPLVVVAGVDPVAMDSTLMTLAWDLPRTVSVRHRIDPHSQVLTRVVSDVSGVLEQVHTQLEHACVHCALREDILPTLERLARDPRWGTIVAGLPVGTEAGRLATVLARDTRLARHIRLSSVVATLASGELVRDLLSNDLLRERDAHCNPGDDRGVGEVACAQLELADHVVLDADPGVEATDLLRALARPGVPLVVGVDQVDAAEVATGRHHHQLAHGWCSPELDTELPPLGDSRAWRLRLASPRPFHPERLLDQIERLGSGAFRARGTFWLPTRPGDQLEWSGAGGQLSIGAHSPWGRRTPSTRLLFTGLGAPPAELVAAFEDILLTPAEAAREPRAWHVLEDGLEPWLGTIRDVA from the coding sequence ATGAGGACGCCGCTCGTCGTGGTCGCCGGCGTCGACCCGGTGGCGATGGACTCGACGCTGATGACGCTCGCGTGGGACCTGCCGCGCACCGTGTCGGTGCGCCACCGCATCGACCCCCACTCGCAGGTGCTCACCCGGGTCGTGAGCGACGTCAGCGGCGTCCTGGAGCAGGTGCACACCCAGCTCGAGCACGCATGCGTGCACTGCGCGCTGCGCGAGGACATCCTGCCGACGCTGGAGCGACTGGCCCGCGACCCGCGCTGGGGGACGATCGTGGCCGGCCTGCCCGTCGGCACCGAGGCCGGTCGGCTCGCCACCGTGCTCGCCCGCGACACCCGGCTCGCGCGCCACATCAGGCTCAGCAGCGTCGTGGCCACGCTCGCGTCCGGCGAGCTGGTGCGCGACCTGCTCAGCAACGACCTGCTGCGCGAGCGCGACGCCCACTGCAACCCCGGTGACGACCGCGGCGTCGGCGAGGTGGCGTGCGCGCAGCTCGAGCTGGCCGACCACGTCGTGCTCGACGCCGATCCCGGCGTGGAGGCGACCGACCTGCTGCGCGCGCTCGCGCGCCCCGGCGTGCCGCTCGTCGTCGGGGTCGACCAGGTGGACGCCGCCGAGGTGGCGACCGGGCGGCACCACCACCAGCTCGCGCACGGCTGGTGCTCGCCGGAGCTCGACACCGAGCTGCCGCCCCTCGGGGACAGCCGGGCCTGGCGGCTGCGGCTCGCCTCCCCGCGTCCGTTCCACCCCGAGCGGCTGCTCGACCAGATCGAGCGCCTCGGCAGCGGCGCCTTCCGCGCACGCGGCACCTTCTGGCTGCCGACCCGTCCGGGCGACCAGCTGGAGTGGTCGGGTGCCGGCGGCCAGCTGAGCATCGGCGCACACAGCCCGTGGGGACGTCGTACGCCGTCGACGCGGCTGTTGTTCACCGGGCTGGGGGCACCACCCGCCGAGCTCGTCGCGGCGTTCGAGGACATCCTCCTCACCCCTGCCGAGGCCGCACGCGAACCGCGCGCCTGGCACGTCCTCGAGGACGGGCTCGAGCCCTGGCTCGGCACGATCCGCGACGTCGCCTGA
- a CDS encoding ELWxxDGT repeat protein codes for MISRASLSRAVCAAMLLALVAPASAEADQLTVRGAQVFTYVAPDSPTQFGNELAVFQGFLYFVADDGVHGRELWRTDGTDAGTALVGDLYPGLPGTNADPHRLTVVGDRLFFNARSSGAASSETVFYIEASTPTTIRQINALRATDNAPVPAVGSIFGAPNGRVVISRLLGESSNCCYAVYALPPGGTAFAKISVGAEDINANNVFSPSATAGGWTYYSRSNTNVSPGQGSELWRTNGATTEAVADIRPGTAGSAPSAFVATGNRVYFTADDGTRGRELWVTNPADKSDTHLVHEHVPGAASTSINDPGQVANGNVLYYVPANDPVTGPELWRTDGTEAGTRVVKDLTPGTGGYSVSTPFAFRGGVGLLRGSDVFVSSDGTDAGTALLGSVDLDGVGPNTPVVLGDRAYFVAGATPFGQAVWRTDGTEAGTFPLTAGGFDGTGAASGSPSAQTLAVLGSRLIFFGRDPGTNASGAVKMYVLDTTLPDEQRVATVAPAVTGTPAVGSRLDVSRGTWSGRPTTFTYQWLRNGQPIANATSPSYGVVAADAGQRISARVTTTGIGAPRTASADSGAVTIGGSAGPTPTPTPTPTSLTVTRKPSLKGRAEVGSRLKVTLPRVAQSGVKMTVRWFANGKAIKKQTKTKLKLTRKQVGKRVTATITLEKSGFRTLRLKVGPSRKVTD; via the coding sequence GTGATCTCCCGAGCCTCGTTGTCCCGCGCCGTGTGCGCCGCCATGCTCCTCGCGCTGGTCGCTCCTGCCTCCGCGGAAGCCGATCAGCTGACCGTGCGCGGGGCGCAGGTGTTCACCTACGTCGCGCCCGACAGCCCCACCCAGTTCGGCAACGAGCTAGCGGTGTTCCAGGGCTTCCTCTACTTCGTCGCCGACGACGGGGTCCACGGCCGCGAGCTCTGGCGCACGGACGGGACCGACGCCGGCACCGCGCTGGTCGGCGACCTGTACCCGGGCCTGCCGGGCACGAACGCCGACCCCCACCGCCTGACGGTGGTCGGCGACCGGCTGTTCTTCAACGCGCGCAGCTCCGGGGCCGCCAGCAGCGAGACGGTGTTCTACATCGAGGCGTCGACGCCGACGACGATCAGGCAGATCAACGCCCTCCGCGCGACCGACAACGCACCCGTCCCAGCGGTGGGGTCCATCTTCGGTGCGCCCAACGGCCGGGTCGTCATCAGCCGCCTGCTCGGTGAGTCGAGCAACTGCTGCTACGCGGTCTACGCGCTGCCTCCGGGCGGCACCGCATTCGCGAAGATCTCCGTCGGAGCCGAGGACATCAACGCGAACAACGTGTTCTCACCCTCGGCGACCGCGGGCGGGTGGACCTACTACAGCCGCTCCAACACGAACGTCTCCCCGGGCCAGGGCTCGGAGCTGTGGCGCACCAACGGCGCCACGACCGAGGCGGTGGCCGACATCCGCCCCGGCACCGCGGGCAGCGCGCCGAGCGCGTTCGTCGCGACCGGCAACCGGGTCTACTTCACCGCCGACGACGGCACCCGTGGTCGCGAGCTGTGGGTCACCAACCCGGCCGACAAGTCCGACACGCACCTTGTCCACGAGCACGTCCCCGGTGCGGCGTCGACGAGCATCAACGACCCGGGACAGGTCGCCAACGGCAACGTCCTCTACTACGTCCCGGCCAACGACCCGGTCACCGGACCCGAGCTGTGGCGCACGGACGGGACCGAGGCCGGCACGCGCGTCGTGAAGGACCTGACGCCGGGCACCGGCGGGTACTCGGTCTCCACCCCGTTCGCGTTCAGGGGTGGCGTCGGCCTCCTGCGCGGGTCGGACGTCTTCGTCTCCTCGGACGGCACCGACGCCGGCACGGCCCTGCTGGGCTCCGTCGACCTCGACGGCGTCGGACCGAACACCCCCGTCGTGCTCGGCGACCGGGCCTACTTCGTCGCGGGCGCGACGCCGTTCGGCCAGGCGGTCTGGCGCACGGACGGGACCGAGGCAGGGACGTTCCCCCTGACCGCCGGTGGCTTCGACGGGACCGGTGCCGCCAGCGGGAGCCCCTCGGCCCAGACCCTCGCCGTGCTCGGGTCCAGGCTGATCTTCTTCGGTCGCGACCCCGGCACGAACGCCAGCGGGGCGGTGAAGATGTACGTGCTCGACACGACGCTGCCGGACGAGCAGCGGGTGGCCACCGTGGCTCCCGCCGTGACCGGGACCCCCGCCGTCGGCAGCAGGCTGGACGTGTCCCGTGGGACGTGGTCGGGGCGCCCGACGACGTTCACCTACCAGTGGCTGCGCAACGGGCAGCCGATCGCCAACGCCACCAGTCCCTCCTACGGCGTCGTCGCCGCGGACGCCGGTCAGCGGATCAGTGCCCGGGTCACGACCACGGGGATCGGCGCGCCCCGTACGGCGTCTGCCGACAGCGGTGCGGTGACGATCGGGGGGAGTGCGGGCCCGACGCCGACGCCGACGCCGACGCCGACGTCGCTGACCGTGACCCGGAAGCCCTCCCTCAAGGGCAGGGCCGAGGTCGGGTCCAGGCTCAAGGTCACCCTGCCCAGGGTCGCGCAGTCGGGCGTGAAGATGACCGTCAGGTGGTTCGCCAACGGCAAGGCGATCAAGAAGCAGACGAAGACGAAGCTGAAGCTCACGCGCAAGCAGGTGGGCAAGCGCGTCACCGCGACGATCACCCTCGAGAAGTCCGGCTTCAGGACCTTGCGGCTGAAGGTGGGACCGAGCAGGAAGGTCACCGACTGA
- a CDS encoding UPF0182 family protein: MSTPFDRPTGPNGPDGPQRPGGTGGQRPAAPSRRPGALVITAIILIVLFMLLSGFASFWTDRLWFKSVGYSEVFTTLLLTRIGLFLVFAGLMAATVAVTMSMAYRFRPVIFPGMPGMPDDGMDRYRELLSPRMGWVIAGAAGVMGLFAGASATGQWRSYSLWQHSESFGTDDPYFGKDIGFYVFQLPFWHYLVDYVMALAVIGLLASILMNYLFGGIRLSARPGERLTSAAQIQVSALLAMFVIAKAVDYWLDRFDLVTSSGSIFTGMGYTDDKAVLPAKEILAGIAIVCAALFLANIWRRTWLLPSVGVALFALSAIILGLVVPTLVQALQVNPNVPDREGPYLEKNIEATRQAFMLDQIEEEQFAGSPIPADGRLQALDGITSSVPLVDPKVASETFQRQQQVRPYYAVNNVLDVDRYELDGNDRAIVLGVRELDQSNIAEDNQTWANLHTVYTHGNGVIAAYANQRPEDDERQSSTIQWAEGQAANQNALATMDPEGYESRVYYGEMSPTYSVVGTRPNGNSIELDLTTDSSTDAAEEQDRLTTYTGNGGVPIGNVFTKLLYAIKYSEPNLVLSGRVDSDSKILYDRNPREMVEKVAPWLTVDSDPYPAVIDGKIQWILDGYTTTDKYPGSQKASFDSMTQDALQDDNAYATLPTDEVNYLRNSVKATVDAYDGTVTLYQWDQDDPILKAWSAVFPGTVKGYDEIPDALMDHLRYPEDLFKAQRYQYQRYHVTDPQSWLEGSERWEAPKDPQATDKVQPPYRLFTDQDGSQVWSLTSTYVWPKRDKLAAFMEVDSDATSDSYGKISVKELPDEGTDGPRLIANQLSTNDAVRDQLLPYTQGDADIIYGNLLTLPVGEDFMYVQPLYTRRNNESAFPVLTFVLVSYKGNVGIGTTLTSAIEDALDGDSGSTGGTDGGSTPTETPSETPTTSPSESPTEEPTTPPSGGGTQAQVRDLLQQAETKFAQADEAQRNGNTVKWARLMEEARALIEQAVNLAG, encoded by the coding sequence ATGAGCACTCCATTCGACCGACCGACCGGACCGAACGGGCCCGACGGCCCCCAGCGACCGGGTGGCACCGGCGGGCAACGCCCCGCAGCCCCCTCGCGCCGACCCGGCGCGCTGGTCATCACCGCGATCATCCTGATCGTCCTCTTCATGCTGCTGAGCGGCTTCGCGTCCTTCTGGACCGACCGCCTGTGGTTCAAGTCGGTCGGCTACAGCGAGGTCTTCACGACCTTGCTGCTGACACGCATCGGCCTCTTCCTCGTCTTCGCGGGCCTGATGGCGGCGACGGTGGCGGTGACCATGTCGATGGCCTACCGGTTCCGGCCGGTCATCTTCCCGGGGATGCCGGGCATGCCCGACGACGGGATGGACCGCTACCGCGAGCTGCTCTCGCCGCGCATGGGCTGGGTCATCGCCGGCGCCGCCGGCGTGATGGGACTCTTCGCCGGCGCCTCGGCCACCGGCCAGTGGCGCAGCTACTCGCTGTGGCAACACAGCGAGAGCTTCGGCACCGACGACCCGTACTTCGGCAAGGACATCGGGTTCTACGTCTTCCAGCTGCCGTTCTGGCACTACCTCGTCGACTACGTGATGGCCCTGGCCGTCATCGGCCTGCTCGCCTCGATCCTGATGAACTACCTCTTCGGCGGGATCCGGCTCTCGGCCCGTCCGGGGGAGCGGCTCACCAGCGCCGCCCAGATCCAGGTGTCGGCGCTGCTCGCGATGTTCGTGATCGCGAAGGCGGTCGACTACTGGCTCGACCGCTTCGACCTGGTCACCAGCTCCGGCTCGATCTTCACCGGCATGGGCTACACCGACGACAAGGCCGTGCTGCCCGCCAAGGAGATCCTCGCCGGCATCGCGATCGTCTGCGCCGCCCTCTTCCTGGCCAACATCTGGCGACGCACCTGGCTGCTCCCGTCGGTCGGCGTCGCGCTCTTCGCGCTGTCCGCGATCATCCTCGGACTCGTCGTGCCCACCCTGGTGCAGGCACTGCAGGTCAACCCGAACGTGCCCGACCGCGAGGGCCCCTACCTCGAGAAGAACATCGAGGCGACCCGTCAGGCGTTCATGCTCGACCAGATCGAGGAGGAGCAGTTCGCCGGCTCCCCGATCCCCGCCGACGGCCGGCTCCAGGCGCTCGACGGCATCACCTCGTCCGTCCCGCTGGTCGACCCGAAGGTCGCCAGCGAGACCTTCCAGCGCCAGCAGCAGGTGCGGCCCTACTACGCGGTCAACAACGTCCTCGACGTCGACCGCTACGAGCTCGACGGCAACGACCGGGCCATCGTGCTCGGCGTGCGCGAGCTCGACCAGAGCAACATCGCCGAGGACAACCAGACGTGGGCCAACCTCCACACCGTCTACACGCACGGCAACGGCGTGATCGCGGCCTACGCCAACCAGCGCCCCGAGGACGACGAGCGCCAGTCGAGCACCATCCAGTGGGCCGAGGGCCAGGCCGCCAACCAGAACGCGCTCGCGACGATGGACCCCGAGGGCTACGAGTCGCGCGTCTACTACGGCGAGATGAGCCCGACCTACAGCGTCGTGGGCACCCGGCCCAACGGCAACTCGATCGAGCTCGACCTGACGACCGACTCCAGCACCGACGCGGCGGAGGAGCAGGACCGCCTCACCACCTACACCGGCAACGGCGGCGTGCCGATCGGCAACGTCTTCACCAAGCTGCTCTACGCCATCAAGTACTCCGAGCCCAACCTGGTCCTCTCCGGCCGCGTCGACTCGGACTCCAAGATCCTCTACGACCGCAACCCGCGCGAGATGGTCGAGAAGGTCGCCCCGTGGCTCACGGTGGACTCCGACCCCTACCCGGCCGTGATCGACGGGAAGATCCAGTGGATCCTCGACGGCTACACGACCACGGACAAGTACCCCGGGTCGCAGAAGGCGTCGTTCGACTCGATGACCCAGGACGCGCTCCAGGACGACAACGCGTACGCCACGCTGCCGACCGACGAGGTCAACTACCTGCGCAACTCGGTCAAGGCGACGGTCGACGCCTACGACGGCACGGTCACCCTCTACCAGTGGGACCAGGACGACCCGATCCTCAAGGCGTGGTCGGCGGTCTTCCCCGGCACGGTCAAGGGCTACGACGAGATCCCCGACGCGCTCATGGACCACCTGCGCTACCCCGAGGACCTCTTCAAGGCCCAGCGCTACCAGTACCAGCGCTACCACGTCACCGACCCGCAGTCGTGGCTCGAGGGCTCCGAGCGCTGGGAGGCGCCGAAGGACCCGCAGGCGACCGACAAGGTGCAGCCGCCGTACCGCCTCTTCACCGACCAGGACGGCAGCCAGGTCTGGTCGCTGACCTCGACCTACGTCTGGCCCAAGCGCGACAAGCTGGCCGCCTTCATGGAGGTCGACAGCGACGCCACCTCGGACAGCTACGGGAAGATCTCGGTCAAGGAGCTGCCCGACGAGGGCACCGACGGACCACGCCTGATCGCCAACCAGCTCAGCACCAACGACGCGGTGCGCGACCAGCTGCTGCCCTACACCCAGGGCGACGCCGACATCATCTACGGCAACCTGCTGACGCTGCCGGTCGGCGAGGACTTCATGTACGTCCAGCCGCTCTACACCCGGCGCAACAACGAGTCGGCGTTCCCCGTGCTCACGTTCGTGCTCGTGTCCTACAAGGGCAACGTGGGGATCGGTACGACGCTCACCTCGGCGATCGAGGACGCCCTCGACGGTGACTCCGGCTCGACCGGCGGCACCGATGGCGGGTCCACCCCGACCGAGACGCCCAGCGAGACGCCGACCACCTCGCCGTCCGAGTCGCCCACCGAGGAGCCGACGACGCCCCCGTCCGGTGGCGGCACGCAGGCCCAGGTCCGCGACCTGCTCCAGCAGGCCGAGACCAAGTTCGCCCAGGCCGACGAGGCCCAGCGCAACGGCAACACGGTCAAGTGGGCCCGGCTGATGGAAGAGGCTCGCGCGCTCATCGAGCAGGCGGTGAACCTCGCCGGCTGA
- a CDS encoding PPA1309 family protein has translation MTDLPDQPVHEPYPEPSLPDQPLPEDPALAAAVLEIEAHVAQDGWDQPARLYALVDTATLVAQEPSLAAAMSIDGPGDDGSFTPIEQDGLPHGQALEEALQTIAWPESVSGCAAVIERLVLPPGTDDDIPDDPTAAELFAREHPDRQEVRMVAGVTRAGASYCALRLRAHDDEQSVVNGTELVPGLLDLLHATLHDTPHDPQTSEQGPA, from the coding sequence ATGACCGACCTGCCCGACCAGCCCGTGCACGAGCCCTACCCCGAGCCCTCGCTGCCCGACCAGCCGCTCCCGGAGGACCCGGCGCTGGCCGCGGCCGTCCTGGAGATCGAGGCCCACGTCGCGCAGGACGGCTGGGACCAGCCGGCACGGCTATACGCCCTCGTCGACACCGCGACCCTCGTGGCGCAGGAGCCGTCGCTGGCCGCCGCGATGTCGATCGACGGGCCCGGCGACGACGGATCCTTCACCCCCATCGAGCAGGACGGCCTGCCCCACGGCCAGGCGCTCGAGGAGGCGCTGCAGACCATCGCCTGGCCCGAGAGCGTCTCCGGCTGCGCGGCGGTGATCGAGCGCCTCGTCCTCCCGCCCGGCACCGACGACGACATCCCCGACGACCCCACGGCGGCCGAGCTGTTCGCGCGCGAGCACCCCGACCGGCAGGAGGTACGCATGGTGGCGGGCGTGACCCGCGCCGGGGCGTCGTACTGCGCCCTCCGGCTGCGCGCCCACGACGACGAGCAGTCGGTCGTCAACGGCACCGAGCTGGTGCCCGGTCTCCTCGACCTCCTCCACGCGACGTTGCACGACACCCCCCACGACCCCCAGACAAGCGAGCAAGGGCCGGCATGA
- a CDS encoding PDZ domain-containing protein: MSQRTRAGLLALCLLAVLWGTAAFVPLPYVTYYPGPTVDILAKSDGEETVQVTGHRAYYDDGEMRMTTVYVSQPEQDVTLPILLKAYFDPDAAVWPRSSIYAPDETDESSDRESAVAMVSSQDTAVAAALTQLGEEVDPVVEVQDVTPGLPAEGRLEVRDVLLEIDGNDITEAQDVVDAVDRAKAGQPITFVVRRGGTEKTVEVTPKDVDGDLRVGITPGVGYDFPFQVSVNIADNIGGPSAGLMMSLAIYDTLTPGSMTDGADIAGTGTITPAGEVGPIGGIQQKIAAARDAGAELFLVPADNCDGIGGVDPGDMRLARATTMDSAVQALSDWVADHDAVLPSCEDTAS, from the coding sequence ATGAGTCAGCGGACCAGGGCGGGGCTGCTCGCGCTGTGCCTGCTGGCGGTGCTGTGGGGGACGGCTGCCTTCGTGCCGCTGCCCTACGTCACCTACTACCCCGGGCCCACCGTCGACATCCTCGCGAAGAGCGACGGCGAGGAGACCGTGCAGGTCACCGGGCACCGGGCCTACTACGACGACGGCGAGATGCGGATGACCACCGTCTACGTCAGCCAGCCCGAGCAGGACGTGACGCTCCCGATCCTGCTGAAGGCCTACTTCGACCCGGACGCCGCGGTGTGGCCGCGCTCCTCGATCTACGCGCCCGACGAGACCGACGAGTCCAGCGACCGCGAGTCGGCGGTGGCGATGGTGTCGTCGCAGGACACCGCGGTCGCGGCGGCGCTGACCCAGCTCGGCGAGGAGGTCGACCCCGTCGTCGAGGTCCAGGACGTCACGCCCGGACTGCCCGCCGAGGGCAGGCTCGAGGTCCGCGACGTGCTGCTCGAGATCGACGGCAACGACATCACCGAGGCCCAGGACGTCGTCGACGCGGTCGACCGGGCCAAGGCCGGCCAGCCGATCACCTTCGTCGTGCGCCGCGGTGGCACGGAGAAGACCGTCGAGGTAACGCCGAAGGACGTCGACGGCGACCTCCGCGTCGGCATCACCCCCGGCGTCGGCTACGACTTCCCCTTCCAGGTCAGCGTCAACATCGCCGACAACATCGGCGGACCCAGCGCCGGGCTGATGATGTCGCTCGCCATCTACGACACGCTCACCCCCGGGTCGATGACCGACGGGGCCGACATCGCCGGCACCGGCACGATCACCCCTGCCGGCGAGGTGGGCCCGATCGGGGGCATCCAGCAGAAGATCGCCGCCGCCCGCGACGCCGGCGCCGAGCTCTTCCTCGTCCCGGCCGACAACTGCGACGGCATCGGGGGAGTGGACCCCGGTGACATGCGCCTGGCCAGGGCGACCACGATGGACAGTGCCGTGCAGGCCCTGTCCGACTGGGTCGCCGACCACGACGCCGTACTCCCGAGCTGCGAGGACACCGCCTCATGA
- a CDS encoding molybdenum cofactor biosynthesis protein MoaE, which produces MSDPEPDLVRLVAIRDTPLDVAEVLDALDDDGAGGLTLFVGRVRDHDGGKGVVGLDYSAHPTALTRLEDVCRRVADEHDVRGVAAVHRVGALRIGDLAVVVATTAAHRGDAFAASRALIDTLKAEVPIWKHQLFDDETEEWVGAP; this is translated from the coding sequence GTGAGCGATCCCGAGCCCGACCTGGTGCGCCTCGTCGCCATCCGCGACACGCCCCTCGACGTGGCCGAGGTGCTCGACGCGCTCGACGACGACGGCGCCGGCGGCCTCACGCTGTTCGTCGGCCGGGTGCGCGACCACGACGGCGGCAAGGGCGTCGTGGGTCTCGACTACTCCGCCCACCCGACCGCGCTGACGCGGCTCGAGGACGTGTGCCGACGCGTCGCCGACGAGCACGACGTCCGCGGTGTGGCCGCCGTCCACCGGGTCGGCGCGCTGCGCATCGGCGACCTCGCGGTGGTCGTCGCCACCACCGCGGCCCACCGGGGCGACGCCTTCGCCGCCTCGCGCGCGCTGATCGACACGCTCAAGGCCGAGGTGCCGATCTGGAAGCACCAGCTCTTCGACGACGAGACCGAGGAGTGGGTCGGCGCGCCGTAG
- a CDS encoding zinc-dependent metalloprotease translates to MSDTPGGPGSSGQDPDENNPFKGTPFEQIFSQMGGFGAGGQMPDLNALMSQMQSLFAPGGDDGPVNWETVTDLARRAAAQEPDPTVTPAQSGAVADAVRLADHWLDTTTGFSSGVTTTAAWSRAEWIVETIDVWKVLVEPIAGSATTALGDAMPEEMRQLAGPLMAMLGKASGAMVASQVGSGLGALAGDVLSASDIGLPLGPIGKAALLPTNVAAFAAELPDVTADDVLLYLALREAAHQRLFAGVPWLRDHLIGAVAEYGAGMDFDTSGMESKLRDIDMTNPQAMQDALAGGLFDPEPSPAQKAALEKLEVTLALVEGWVDEVVGQATAERMPAATKLQETVRRRRAAGGPAEQTFATLVGLELRPRRLRDASTLWGSLRNRQGAEARDGVWMSPHLLPTAADLDDPLGFREGSEAPDAISEEEFDAELRNLLDGGSDSGAAPQE, encoded by the coding sequence ATGAGTGACACCCCCGGTGGCCCCGGATCGTCCGGTCAGGACCCCGACGAGAACAACCCCTTCAAGGGCACGCCCTTCGAGCAGATCTTCTCGCAGATGGGCGGTTTCGGTGCGGGCGGGCAGATGCCCGACCTCAACGCCCTCATGTCGCAGATGCAGTCCCTCTTCGCTCCCGGCGGGGACGACGGACCCGTGAACTGGGAGACCGTCACCGACCTCGCGCGCAGGGCCGCGGCCCAGGAGCCCGACCCGACGGTGACCCCGGCGCAGTCCGGTGCGGTCGCCGACGCCGTGCGACTGGCCGACCACTGGCTCGACACCACCACAGGGTTCTCCTCCGGGGTGACCACCACCGCCGCCTGGTCGCGCGCGGAGTGGATCGTGGAGACCATCGACGTCTGGAAGGTGCTCGTCGAGCCGATCGCCGGCTCCGCCACCACCGCCCTCGGCGACGCGATGCCCGAGGAGATGCGCCAGCTCGCCGGCCCGCTCATGGCCATGCTCGGCAAGGCCAGCGGTGCGATGGTCGCCTCCCAGGTCGGCAGCGGCCTGGGCGCGCTGGCCGGTGACGTGCTGAGCGCCTCCGACATCGGCCTGCCGCTCGGCCCGATCGGCAAGGCCGCCCTGCTGCCCACCAACGTCGCCGCCTTCGCCGCCGAGCTGCCGGACGTCACCGCCGACGACGTGCTCCTCTACCTCGCGCTCCGCGAGGCCGCGCACCAGCGGCTGTTCGCCGGTGTCCCGTGGCTGCGCGACCACCTGATCGGCGCGGTGGCGGAGTACGGCGCCGGCATGGACTTCGACACCTCCGGCATGGAGTCCAAGCTCCGCGACATCGACATGACCAACCCGCAGGCCATGCAGGACGCGCTGGCCGGGGGGCTCTTCGACCCCGAGCCGTCGCCCGCGCAGAAGGCCGCGCTGGAGAAGCTCGAGGTCACCCTCGCGCTCGTCGAGGGCTGGGTCGACGAGGTCGTCGGCCAGGCCACCGCCGAGCGGATGCCCGCCGCCACCAAGCTGCAGGAGACCGTACGCCGCCGGCGTGCCGCGGGCGGCCCCGCCGAGCAGACCTTCGCGACCCTCGTCGGCCTCGAGCTGCGCCCGCGCCGGCTGCGCGACGCCTCCACGCTGTGGGGCTCGCTGCGCAACCGCCAGGGCGCCGAGGCCCGCGACGGCGTGTGGATGTCGCCGCACCTGCTCCCGACCGCCGCGGACCTCGACGACCCGCTCGGCTTCCGCGAGGGCTCCGAGGCACCCGACGCGATCTCGGAGGAGGAGTTCGACGCCGAGCTGCGCAACCTGCTCGACGGCGGCTCCGACTCCGGCGCCGCTCCGCAGGAGTGA
- a CDS encoding NUDIX hydrolase — MILRHGRGAPCSGTALHASAVATLTDWSAPTEEQDTLRRRYLDHLAAHQDGLAKACFPDHLTAGAIVVSPGADAVLLNHHRKAGAWLAFGGHLEPGDASLADGARRELVEESGLASFDFDDEPLSLDAHAVEFCSDRGTVHHLDVRFVAVADPDGSHATSEESLDVRWWPTDALPETFPDMYALIDVALERVRSRQSSSTPGGGSSRAPAE; from the coding sequence GTGATCCTCCGACACGGGCGCGGGGCGCCCTGCTCAGGGACCGCCCTCCACGCGAGCGCCGTCGCCACGCTGACCGACTGGTCGGCGCCGACGGAGGAGCAGGACACGCTGCGCCGGCGCTACCTCGACCACCTCGCCGCGCACCAGGACGGCCTGGCCAAGGCATGCTTCCCCGACCACCTCACGGCCGGCGCGATCGTCGTGTCGCCGGGCGCCGACGCGGTGCTGCTCAACCACCACCGCAAGGCCGGCGCGTGGCTCGCGTTCGGCGGACACCTCGAGCCCGGCGACGCCTCGTTGGCCGACGGCGCGCGGCGCGAGCTCGTCGAGGAGTCCGGCCTCGCCTCGTTCGACTTCGACGACGAGCCCCTGTCGCTCGACGCCCACGCCGTGGAGTTCTGCTCCGACCGCGGCACCGTCCACCACCTCGACGTGCGCTTCGTGGCCGTCGCCGACCCCGACGGGTCGCACGCCACCAGCGAGGAGTCGCTCGACGTGCGGTGGTGGCCGACCGACGCGCTGCCGGAGACGTTCCCCGACATGTACGCCCTCATCGACGTCGCGCTGGAGCGCGTGCGCTCGCGTCAGTCGTCCTCGACGCCCGGCGGCGGCTCGAGCCGCGCCCCCGCGGAGTAG